One genomic segment of Methylocystis sp. SC2 includes these proteins:
- a CDS encoding hydantoinase/oxoprolinase family protein, translating to MAAVIGWDIGGAHIKAARADDGRLTAVVQIACAPHESVASLEQALRAVRAALGEAERHHVTMTAELSDAFESRSRGVVTVAAIAAREIGVRDILFYAGERGFIRRDEVGAHVDAVASANWRASAELVARHCAEALFIDIGSTTTDLAPICAGRVAARGASDAARLADGELAYAGFSRGAPQAYAARAPIAGRWTPLVNEAFASMADVRRVLGDLPEGETDADLSPTADGRPKTVAASRARLARMAGRDAAELRDAQWRAFAQYLARAQLRAIEDQIALLESREAIACDAPIVGAGVGRKLAARLAHAQGRTFVDFADLIAAPPDLAARAANCAPASALALLEVR from the coding sequence ATGGCGGCGGTCATCGGCTGGGATATCGGCGGCGCCCATATCAAGGCGGCGCGCGCGGATGACGGGCGCCTCACGGCGGTCGTGCAGATCGCCTGCGCCCCCCACGAAAGCGTCGCCAGCCTGGAGCAGGCGCTACGCGCCGTGCGCGCGGCGCTCGGCGAGGCCGAGCGTCATCACGTCACGATGACGGCGGAGCTCTCCGACGCCTTCGAAAGCAGATCGCGCGGCGTCGTTACGGTGGCCGCCATCGCAGCCCGCGAGATCGGCGTTCGCGACATTCTTTTTTATGCCGGCGAACGCGGCTTCATCCGCCGCGACGAGGTCGGCGCGCACGTCGACGCCGTCGCTTCGGCCAATTGGCGCGCTTCGGCCGAACTCGTCGCGCGCCATTGCGCCGAGGCGCTGTTCATCGACATTGGATCGACGACGACGGACCTTGCGCCGATTTGCGCCGGGCGCGTCGCGGCGCGCGGGGCGAGCGACGCCGCGCGCCTCGCTGATGGCGAACTCGCCTATGCCGGATTTTCACGCGGCGCGCCTCAGGCCTACGCCGCGCGCGCGCCGATCGCCGGACGCTGGACGCCGCTCGTCAACGAAGCCTTTGCGTCAATGGCCGACGTGCGGCGCGTGCTCGGCGATCTCCCCGAAGGCGAAACCGACGCCGATCTTTCGCCGACGGCGGACGGACGCCCGAAGACCGTTGCGGCGTCGCGCGCGCGGCTGGCGCGCATGGCCGGGCGCGACGCCGCCGAATTGCGCGATGCGCAATGGCGCGCCTTCGCGCAGTATCTTGCGCGCGCGCAATTGCGCGCCATCGAAGATCAGATCGCGCTGCTCGAATCGCGTGAGGCGATTGCGTGTGATGCGCCGATCGTCGGCGCCGGCGTCGGCCGCAAACTCGCTGCGCGTCTGGCGCATGCGCAAGGCCGAACATTTGTGGATTTCGCCGATCTGATCGCGGCGCCGCCGGATTTGGCCGCAAGGGCGGCGAATTGCGCGCCGGCTTCGGCGCTCGCGCTGCTGGAGGTCCGGTAG
- the fae gene encoding formaldehyde-activating enzyme, translating to MALINKMLVGESLVGDGNEVAHIDLIMGPRGSAAELAFANALVNNKDGFTTLLAVVAPNLLCKPNTILFNKVTIKGAKQAVQMFGPAQHGVAKAVADSVAEGVIPVDEADDIFISVGVFIHWDASDDKKIQDYNYTATKEAIARAVKGEPKASEVVAKRNEAKHPFAPN from the coding sequence ATGGCTTTAATCAACAAGATGCTGGTCGGCGAGTCGCTGGTCGGCGACGGCAATGAAGTTGCGCATATCGATCTGATCATGGGTCCGCGCGGCTCGGCGGCCGAACTCGCCTTCGCCAATGCGCTCGTCAACAACAAGGACGGCTTCACGACGCTGCTCGCAGTCGTCGCGCCGAACCTGCTCTGCAAGCCCAACACGATCCTGTTCAACAAGGTGACGATCAAGGGCGCCAAGCAGGCCGTGCAGATGTTCGGCCCGGCGCAGCATGGCGTCGCCAAGGCCGTCGCGGATTCGGTCGCCGAGGGCGTGATCCCGGTCGACGAAGCCGACGACATCTTCATTTCGGTCGGCGTGTTCATTCACTGGGACGCTTCGGACGACAAGAAGATCCAGGACTATAATTACACCGCAACGAAGGAAGCGATCGCCCGCGCCGTCAAGGGCGAGCCGAAGGCTTCGGAAGTCGTCGCCAAGCGCAACGAAGCCAAGCATCCCTTCGCGCCGAACTGA
- a CDS encoding NAD(P)-dependent methylenetetrahydromethanopterin dehydrogenase, whose translation MAKAILHMLSTLKHMSPFDVNMALDAGYDAAIPYTNVTLDEVTALVQDAMFSRAPSAALRTGIFFAGRDAVLALDMMDKAKKALLKPFEVSLFADPYGSFTTAGAMVACVEKILREKKQRELKGSKVVIYGATGVVGYSAAVISALEGAEVTVVGYSGLERVAKLADEMCKRFNIKVAPADGSTPEQVRDLLRQHEIALCAARAGVQVLSKDDLAAAEDLLIAADVNAVPPLGVEGCGLHDNGVVVSPHGALGIGALAIGNVKYGTESGLFKKMATSDEPLCLDFRHAFALARELV comes from the coding sequence ATGGCCAAAGCGATTCTGCACATGCTCAGCACGTTGAAGCACATGAGCCCCTTCGACGTGAACATGGCGCTCGACGCCGGCTATGACGCGGCGATTCCCTACACCAATGTCACGCTCGACGAAGTCACCGCGCTCGTGCAGGACGCGATGTTTTCGCGCGCGCCTTCGGCGGCGCTGCGCACCGGCATCTTCTTCGCCGGCCGCGACGCGGTGCTCGCGCTCGACATGATGGACAAGGCAAAGAAAGCGCTACTCAAGCCCTTCGAAGTGTCGCTCTTCGCCGATCCCTACGGCTCCTTCACCACCGCCGGCGCCATGGTCGCCTGCGTCGAAAAGATTCTGCGGGAGAAGAAACAGCGCGAGCTCAAGGGCTCGAAGGTCGTCATCTACGGGGCGACGGGCGTCGTTGGCTATTCCGCCGCCGTCATCTCGGCGCTTGAAGGCGCAGAGGTCACCGTTGTCGGCTATAGCGGCCTCGAGCGTGTCGCCAAGCTCGCCGACGAAATGTGCAAGCGCTTTAACATCAAGGTGGCGCCTGCCGACGGCTCCACTCCAGAGCAAGTGCGGGACCTGCTGCGCCAGCATGAAATCGCGTTGTGCGCGGCGCGCGCCGGCGTCCAGGTGCTGTCGAAAGACGATCTCGCCGCCGCCGAGGATCTCTTGATCGCCGCCGACGTCAACGCCGTGCCGCCTCTCGGCGTCGAAGGGTGCGGCCTGCACGACAATGGCGTCGTGGTCTCGCCTCACGGCGCCCTGGGCATCGGCGCGCTGGCGATCGGCAACGTCAAATACGGCACGGAATCTGGTCTCTTCAAGAAGATGGCGACGTCCGACGAGCCGCTCTGCCTTGACTTCCGTCACGCTTTCGCGTTGGCCCGCGAACTCGTGTGA
- the rpmB gene encoding 50S ribosomal protein L28, which translates to MSRRCELTGKGVQSGNLVSHSNRKTKTRFLPNLVNVTLASEALARSVRLRISAAALRSVEHRGGLDAFLVKAKSEELSQNARDLKREIEKKQAAASA; encoded by the coding sequence ATGTCCCGCCGTTGCGAGCTGACCGGAAAGGGCGTGCAGTCCGGCAATCTCGTCAGCCATTCCAATCGGAAGACGAAGACCCGCTTTCTGCCCAATCTCGTCAATGTGACGCTCGCCTCGGAGGCGCTGGCGCGTTCGGTGCGGCTGCGCATCTCCGCGGCGGCGCTGCGCTCGGTCGAGCATCGCGGCGGGCTGGACGCCTTCCTCGTGAAGGCGAAGAGCGAAGAGCTCTCGCAGAACGCCCGCGACTTAAAGCGCGAAATCGAGAAGAAGCAGGCCGCCGCGAGCGCTTAA
- a CDS encoding PadR family transcriptional regulator produces MTTAEQQTLLAIMIQHPNAYGVSIRDEIKKRTDREYSFGSIYAVLERLEDRGLISSREGEATAARGGRKKQYFAITGPGQLALQASLRALDAMRDGLEIEGASA; encoded by the coding sequence TTGACGACCGCCGAGCAGCAAACGCTGCTTGCCATCATGATTCAGCATCCCAACGCCTATGGCGTTTCGATCCGCGATGAAATCAAGAAGCGGACGGATCGCGAATATTCCTTCGGCTCCATATACGCCGTGCTGGAGCGTCTTGAAGACCGCGGGTTGATTTCTTCGCGAGAAGGTGAGGCGACGGCCGCGCGCGGCGGACGGAAGAAGCAGTATTTCGCTATCACCGGGCCGGGGCAGTTGGCGTTGCAAGCGTCACTGCGAGCGCTGGACGCGATGCGCGATGGACTTGAAATTGAAGGGGCTTCGGCATGA
- the thrS gene encoding threonine--tRNA ligase — translation MIAVTFPDGASRQFEPGVSGVDIAKSISPSLAKRSVAMTLDGALVDLALPIARDANIEFVTREDPRVLDLIRHDAAHVLAEAVQELYPGTQVTIGPVIENGFYYDFFRAEPFTLEDLPAIEKKMREIVARDAKITREVWDRDDAKQWFLTKGEIFKGELIDAIKSDEPLSIYKQGQWLDLCRGPHLPSVGKVGTAFKLMKVAGAYWRGDHNNPMLSRIYGTAWATQEELDAYLHRLEEAERRDHRRLGREMDLFHFQEEGPGAIFWHPKGWALFQNVISYMRRRLKADYQEVNAPLLLDKTLWETSGHWEWFRENMFVSQPAREQTDEDRLYAIKPMNCPGHIQIFKHGLKSYRDLPLRMAEFGVVHRYEPSGALHGLLRVRAFTQDDAHVFCTQEQMAEECLKINDLILSTYADFGFEEVVVKLSTRPEKRVGSDEAWDEAEAIMTRVLSDIEAGSGGRIKTGINPGEGAFYGPKFEYTLRDAIGREWQCGTTQVDFNLPSRFGAYYIGPDSEKKTPVMIHRAIFGSLERFTGILIEHFAGHLPLWLSPLQIVVCTITQDADDYAYEIAVAARKLGLAVEVDARNEKITYKVREHSLAKVPVLLVAGKKEAAERTISMRRLGSQAQTQLPLDEALKRLAEEATPPDLRG, via the coding sequence ATGATAGCGGTCACCTTCCCCGACGGGGCGTCCCGTCAGTTCGAGCCCGGCGTTTCGGGCGTCGACATCGCCAAAAGCATCTCTCCCTCTCTCGCCAAGCGCAGCGTCGCCATGACGCTCGACGGCGCGCTCGTCGATCTGGCGCTGCCGATCGCGCGCGACGCGAACATCGAATTTGTCACGCGCGAAGATCCGCGCGTGCTCGATCTCATTCGGCACGACGCCGCGCATGTGCTGGCGGAAGCCGTGCAGGAGCTCTATCCCGGCACGCAGGTGACGATCGGACCCGTCATCGAGAACGGCTTCTATTACGATTTCTTCCGCGCCGAGCCGTTCACGCTCGAAGACCTGCCGGCGATCGAGAAGAAGATGCGCGAGATCGTCGCGCGCGACGCCAAGATCACGCGTGAAGTCTGGGATCGCGACGACGCCAAGCAATGGTTTCTAACCAAGGGCGAGATTTTCAAGGGCGAGCTCATCGACGCGATCAAATCCGACGAGCCGCTCTCGATCTATAAGCAGGGCCAGTGGCTCGATCTCTGTCGCGGTCCGCATTTGCCTTCGGTCGGCAAGGTCGGCACGGCCTTCAAGCTGATGAAGGTCGCCGGCGCCTATTGGCGCGGCGATCATAATAATCCGATGCTGTCGCGCATTTACGGCACCGCCTGGGCGACGCAGGAGGAGCTCGACGCCTATCTGCACCGGCTCGAGGAAGCTGAGCGACGCGACCACCGGCGACTCGGGCGCGAGATGGACCTCTTCCATTTTCAGGAGGAAGGTCCCGGCGCGATCTTCTGGCACCCGAAGGGCTGGGCGCTGTTCCAGAACGTCATCTCCTACATGCGCCGGCGCCTGAAGGCCGACTATCAGGAAGTCAACGCGCCGCTGCTCCTCGACAAGACGCTCTGGGAGACGTCCGGCCATTGGGAATGGTTCCGCGAGAACATGTTCGTCTCGCAGCCGGCGCGCGAACAGACCGACGAGGACCGGCTGTACGCGATCAAGCCGATGAACTGTCCGGGCCATATCCAGATCTTCAAACATGGCCTCAAATCCTATCGCGATCTGCCGCTGCGCATGGCGGAGTTCGGCGTCGTGCATCGCTACGAGCCCTCCGGCGCGTTGCATGGCCTGCTGCGCGTGCGCGCCTTCACGCAGGACGACGCGCATGTCTTCTGCACCCAAGAGCAGATGGCCGAGGAGTGTCTCAAGATCAACGACCTCATTCTGTCGACCTACGCCGATTTCGGCTTCGAGGAAGTCGTCGTGAAGCTCTCGACGCGTCCTGAAAAGCGCGTCGGCTCCGACGAGGCCTGGGACGAGGCCGAGGCGATCATGACGCGGGTGTTGAGCGACATCGAAGCGGGCTCGGGCGGGCGCATCAAGACGGGAATCAATCCGGGCGAGGGCGCGTTCTACGGCCCCAAATTCGAATATACGCTGCGCGACGCGATCGGCCGCGAGTGGCAATGCGGCACGACGCAGGTCGACTTCAACCTGCCGTCGCGCTTTGGCGCCTATTACATCGGCCCGGACAGCGAGAAGAAGACGCCGGTGATGATCCATCGCGCGATTTTCGGTTCGCTCGAACGCTTCACCGGCATTCTGATCGAGCATTTCGCCGGACATCTGCCGTTATGGCTGTCGCCGCTGCAGATCGTCGTCTGCACGATCACGCAGGACGCCGACGACTACGCCTATGAGATCGCCGTCGCGGCGCGCAAGCTCGGGCTGGCGGTGGAGGTCGACGCGCGCAACGAGAAGATCACCTACAAGGTGCGCGAACATTCGCTCGCGAAGGTCCCCGTGCTGCTCGTCGCCGGCAAGAAAGAAGCGGCCGAGCGCACGATCTCGATGCGCCGGCTGGGCTCGCAGGCGCAGACGCAGCTGCCGCTCGATGAGGCGTTGAAGCGGCTGGCGGAGGAAGCGACGCCGCCGGATCTGCGGGGGTAG